A DNA window from Haliovirga abyssi contains the following coding sequences:
- a CDS encoding tyrosine-type recombinase/integrase produces MIAEKDYCLDKSFEINNNNFNSIRNIKHKTALMLIYSCGLRISEAVNIKTADINIDRGLINIVKSKGNKDRVVTLSKQFLIKLEEYKKIYKPKKYLFEGGNGVEKYSTRSIQSVFKKALKDANVKRNYTVHSLRHSYATHLLEKGTDLRIIQELLGHKSSKTTEIYTHVSNKLLAKVVAPFDDIEL; encoded by the coding sequence TTGATAGCAGAGAAAGATTACTGCTTAGATAAAAGCTTTGAAATAAATAATAATAATTTTAATTCAATTAGAAATATAAAACATAAAACAGCATTAATGCTCATATATTCATGTGGATTAAGAATTAGTGAAGCAGTAAATATAAAGACAGCGGATATAAACATTGACAGAGGATTAATAAATATAGTAAAATCTAAGGGAAATAAAGACAGAGTGGTAACTTTATCAAAACAATTTTTAATAAAACTAGAAGAGTATAAAAAGATATATAAACCAAAAAAATATTTATTTGAAGGAGGAAATGGGGTTGAAAAATATAGTACAAGGAGTATTCAATCAGTATTTAAAAAAGCATTAAAAGATGCAAATGTAAAAAGAAATTATACTGTACATAGTTTACGGCATAGTTATGCAACACATTTGTTAGAAAAAGGAACAGATTTACGCATTATACAAGAGCTATTAGGACATAAAAGTAGTAAAACTACAGAAATTTATACTCATGTAAGTAATAAATTGTTGGCGAAGGTGGTAGCACCATTTGATGATATTGAATTGTAA
- a CDS encoding SMODS-associated NUDIX domain-containing protein, which produces MNQDLKSIMLSYIAGLLTSGTVAFISRKCNSFEECIMALKILVKARKEVRLSVSYLFRIEIENKYLLIKGNRIEQFQPVGGVYKAYRSAEGLFKKIEVKKDNGIDIDGASENDLRIKVKSKNVLSFIRWFKERKNREINVNREFYEELVVSNFIDKSVLETFSPEYLKTVYTDLKYSTHFKCYEILIYDIFEIKLDSQYEEMLKNEINTKRGNLILATDDEIESENIKIDGISKKIGEHSKYII; this is translated from the coding sequence ATGAATCAAGATTTAAAAAGTATTATGCTTTCTTATATTGCAGGACTTTTGACTTCTGGAACGGTTGCATTTATATCAAGAAAATGTAATTCTTTTGAAGAGTGCATTATGGCTTTAAAAATATTAGTAAAAGCAAGAAAAGAAGTCAGACTTAGTGTTTCATACTTATTTAGGATAGAAATTGAAAACAAGTATTTATTGATAAAAGGGAATAGAATTGAACAGTTTCAACCTGTTGGAGGGGTGTATAAAGCCTACAGAAGTGCCGAAGGTTTGTTTAAAAAAATTGAAGTAAAAAAAGATAACGGAATAGATATAGATGGAGCTAGTGAAAATGATTTAAGAATAAAAGTAAAGAGTAAAAATGTATTAAGTTTTATAAGGTGGTTTAAAGAAAGAAAAAATAGAGAAATTAATGTAAATAGAGAATTTTATGAGGAACTTGTAGTATCTAATTTTATTGATAAAAGTGTTCTTGAGACTTTTAGCCCTGAATACTTAAAAACAGTATACACTGATTTAAAATATTCGACACATTTTAAATGTTATGAGATTTTAATTTATGATATATTTGAAATTAAATTAGATAGTCAATATGAAGAAATGTTAAAAAACGAAATCAACACAAAAAGAGGAAATCTAATATTAGCTACAGATGATGAAATTGAAAGTGAAAACATAAAAATAGATGGCATATCTAAAAAAATTGGAGAACATAGTAAATATATAATCTGA
- a CDS encoding nucleotidyltransferase, which translates to MFIEYEDINDFFNEISNDLDIPDSYYEKADKSYKSLGSFLLRDDSLIKEYAPDVFLQGSFKLGTMIKPISENIHYDIDLVCKLSNINKNEITQEDLKKKIGKEVKQYVKTKNMINEAIDGKRCWTLNYHDEAQFHMDILPCLNNRRTFEELLEKYSMNTDYKEEAIAITDKNSIYYKVISDEWETSNPKGYYRWFMKKMNFEDKKRKFAEQLMESVENIPDYKVKTPLQKAAQVLKRHRDYSFKGKKDKPSSVVITTLLGLTYNGSENILDIISNMIENIHLFLIEKDGRYYLTNPVNPLENFTDKWNTNKKRAFFRWINTVSEDLLFYNKKINYYGDNVIDKMKEIYNIKKSKYIKGSSELIKKEKHIKRTKWNMLNKTEVDIIAYKKESKDIISKRFKSGEIVKKSSDLKFKANAKNIKDYEMFWRVTNTGYDAEIENNLRGDFYESEIIEGDKVREEKAKYFGSHFIECFLIKDNDCYGKSDVFVVNIL; encoded by the coding sequence GTGTTTATAGAATATGAAGATATAAATGATTTCTTTAATGAAATATCAAATGATTTAGATATTCCAGATTCTTACTATGAAAAAGCAGACAAAAGTTATAAATCACTTGGAAGTTTTTTGTTAAGAGATGATTCGTTAATAAAAGAGTATGCTCCAGATGTATTTCTGCAAGGTTCATTTAAGTTAGGCACAATGATAAAACCTATTTCAGAAAATATTCATTATGACATAGACCTTGTTTGTAAGCTATCAAATATAAATAAAAATGAAATTACACAAGAAGATTTGAAGAAAAAAATAGGAAAAGAAGTTAAACAATATGTAAAAACAAAAAATATGATAAACGAAGCTATAGATGGAAAAAGATGTTGGACATTAAACTACCACGATGAAGCACAGTTTCATATGGATATTTTACCTTGTCTAAATAACAGAAGAACATTTGAGGAACTTTTAGAAAAATACAGTATGAATACTGATTACAAGGAAGAAGCTATTGCTATTACAGATAAAAACTCAATATATTATAAAGTTATAAGCGATGAATGGGAAACCAGTAATCCTAAAGGGTATTATAGATGGTTTATGAAAAAAATGAACTTTGAAGATAAAAAAAGGAAATTTGCGGAACAATTAATGGAAAGTGTAGAAAACATTCCAGACTATAAAGTAAAGACACCTCTACAAAAGGCAGCTCAAGTATTAAAAAGACATAGAGATTATAGTTTTAAAGGAAAAAAAGATAAGCCTTCATCAGTTGTAATAACAACGTTATTAGGATTGACATATAATGGTTCGGAAAACATACTTGACATTATAAGTAATATGATTGAAAATATACATTTATTTTTAATAGAAAAAGATGGAAGGTATTATCTAACTAATCCTGTTAATCCATTAGAGAATTTTACAGATAAATGGAATACAAACAAGAAAAGAGCTTTTTTTAGATGGATAAATACGGTTAGTGAAGATTTGCTTTTTTACAATAAAAAAATTAATTATTATGGTGATAATGTTATTGATAAAATGAAAGAAATATATAATATAAAGAAAAGCAAATATATAAAAGGTAGTAGTGAGTTGATAAAAAAAGAAAAGCATATAAAAAGAACAAAGTGGAATATGCTTAACAAAACAGAAGTTGATATAATAGCTTATAAAAAAGAGTCAAAAGATATTATTTCGAAGAGGTTTAAGAGTGGAGAAATTGTAAAAAAAAGTTCAGATTTAAAGTTTAAGGCAAATGCTAAAAATATAAAAGATTATGAAATGTTTTGGCGAGTAACAAATACTGGTTATGATGCAGAAATTGAGAACAACTTAAGAGGGGATTTTTATGAAAGTGAAATTATAGAAGGAGATAAAGTAAGAGAAGAAAAGGCAAAATATTTTGGAAGTCATTTTATAGAATGTTTTTTGATAAAAGATAATGATTGCTATGGAAAAAGTGATGTATTTGTTGTTAATATACTTTAG